In Vibrio fluvialis, the DNA window CGCAGTGCATTGCTCAGCTTGGTCACTTCTTGCATCGTATGGTGAATCTGAGAGACGAACTGGTTGAACGCTTTGGCAACGTGGCCCAATTCATCATTGCTCTGCTCAGGAAGGCGCTGCTTCAAATCGCCCTCGCCTGACGCGATATCCACCATCGCCTGTTCAATGTTACGAATCGGTTGCAGCACAAAGCGAAACGCAACCGCGAAGGCGGCCATCGCGCTCAGCAGCGCACACACCAGACCGATTTCAAGGATACGCTGCGCCACCTGCTGGCTGCGCTCAAAATCTGCCTGCAACTGCGCCTTTTTGTCATCAAGCCGATTACTGATGGTTTTCAGCTGCTTACGAATGACCTTAAATTCAGAGTCGAGTTGGTTATGGATCTTTGCGTAGTACTGATCAGCCTGATAAGGATGAGTAAACACTGGCTGATACAACTGCACCCAACGATGGGTTGCCGAAAGGAGCTGATCAAGATCGTCTTGCACCGACAACGGCAGCAACTGCTGCTCAATCAACGTCGCCACTTTGGCCATTCGGGGCGCGGCCTTGTAGGCATTGTCGTCAAATTCCGCGCTGTAGTACTCGATCGACGCTTGGTCCTGATTGAGTAACACCCCCTGCGCCGCATGCATCACCTGATAGAGATCGCGGTAGGCATCATCAAGGCTGAACGCCACAGGATACATGTGTTGATTGAGGTCCTGAGTGATTTTTCGCTGTTGTTTGGACTGGTAGATGCTTGATGCGGTCACCAAGCCAAAAGTAAAAACCATCAATAAAATAGGAATGGATAACTTGTATTTAATCTTCATTTCAACATCCGCAGATTCACTTCAAAATAGACGGCAACTATTGTTACCGCTGCAGTGAGTGCAAACGTTGATACGCATCGGTATTCAACCGCCAGCAAATTTTCATTTGGGTTAGTTTTGACCCATAAAAAAGCCCCGGAACAGTCCGGGGCTTTTTATATACTTTAGTTAGCTTTGGTAAGTTTGTTCGTCCAACTCACCTTCGCTTTTCGCAACCAGAACGGCCACCATCATGTCACCACAGATGTTGATAGTGGTGCGTGCCATATCCAGAATACGGTCGATACCAGCGACAATCGCCAGACCCTCAATGGGCAGACCCACGGTGCTCAGCACCAGTGACAACATGATCAAACCCGCACCCGGAACACCGGCAGTACCGATCGATGCCAGTGTCGCGGTCAGGATAATCGTGATGTAGTCCGACGTTTGCAGATCAACACCGAACGCCTGAGCGATAAACAGTGCACACACGCCCTGATAAAGCGCGGTGCCGTCCATGTTGATGGTCGCACCCAGAGGCAGAACAAAGCTCGACACCCCTTCCGATACGCCCAGCTCTTCACGTGACGCTTTAATTGTCGCAGGCAGAGTGCCTGAGCTGCTTGATGTGGTAAACGCAACCGCCGCAGGGTTTGAAATGCCGCGCAGGTATTGGATTGGGTTCAAACGGCCCAGCAGCGTCAACAGACCGCTGTAGAAAATACCGATGTGGATCAGCGCGCCGATATATACCGCAGCAATCACTTTGATCAGCGGCATCAGCACGTCGAGGCCATACGTACCCGCAACCCACGCCATCAGACCAAAGATGCCGTAAGGTGCCAGCTTCATCACGATTTCAGTCAGCTTGTACATGGCTTCGGCCAGGCTTTCAAACACCTTCACCGCAGGTTCGCCTTTCTCGCCAACCAGCACCAGAGATACCCCCAGGCCAATCGCAAACACGATGATTTGCAGAATGTTACCCGCCGCCAGAGCGTTCACCGGGTTTTGCGGGATCATCGCCAATAGCGTTTGGACCAGCGGCGGCGCAGCTTTACCTGCTTCATCCAGATCTTTCGCTACCATATTCAGGCCGGCACCCGGCTGAAGCAGAGCTGACAGCGCCAGGCCAATGGCAATCGCCACCGCGGTGGTGCCAAGATAAAGGATAATCGCTTTGGCACCGATACGGCCCATCTTGCGGGTATCTTTCATCGATGTGATACCGACGATCAATGAACAGAAAACCAGCGGTACGATCAGCATTTTGATCGCATTAATAAACAGTGTGCCGATGGGTTTAAGCAGCGCAGCACTTGGGCCCATCAGAGCGCCCACCACGATACCCGCGACCATACCAACCAGAATTTTCTTCCATAACGCCATACCTGACCAAAATCCCCGACGGGGCAATTGTGCTTGAGTGTCCATTTCTTCCCTTGTGAGTTGTAGATTGCTAGTGAAAACGACCAAAAAAAACAAAGCGCCGATTACACAATAAAAGTGCTCTTCGGTAAACAGTCACAAAAGACCAGTTTTCACTCAATTTGTAGAATAAACAGACAATTGAACAATCCGAATTATCAATTGAAAGCACAAACGACATCATTCACACGGTGAAAAACATTCATTTTTGACATAAATATCAAACGTTTAATTAAACATTCAGATGGAAATAACTGTCAGATCGGTCACAAAATCAAGGAGTTTGAGCCGGGGTAAAAAAAGTCAATTTGACAGGTCAGACTTGTCAAAATCTGACCAATTAAGGAAAGGTGAAATGAATGTGAAGAGGTAAATCAGGCATCGCTGGCTCCACGCGGGCAAGCCAGCGAGCGAAACGACCGAGCTAAGCTTGCAAAGCGATGATCGCTTCCATTTCCAGCAGCAAATCCGAATGGATTAGGCTGGAGATTTCCACCAGCGAACAGGCGGGCAGATGTCCATCGTAAAAGGCAAACAGTTGCTCTCTGACCGCCGACAGTTGAGCAATATCTTTGAGAAATATCGTCACTTTCACGATATCGCCCTTAGAACGTTTTTCTTGTTTGAGGACACCTTCAATCTGTGCCAGAACCTCGGCACATTGTTCTTGAAAACCACCAGCCTGAGCTTTGGTAGCAAGCGCCGTTAATCCGGAAAGATACAAAGTTTCGTTGTGTTTGGTAGCATGCACGTAAGGCCCCACCGCTTCGGGTAAAGTATCGTAATTCACTCTTTGTACCATGTGGTTCTCCTTAACTGATGTACTGAGTCAGCTCGACGTGTGGCGCTCAAGGCGAAAGATGCGACTCTTTCACGCCGTAGCCGTCGACCGATTCACCTTACCAGAAAAACAGCGACGAGTAGCGGGGGTAGAATCAGATTTTCTACCACATTTCTCTTTTCCATCATTCACTTAGTCCGTAACGCAAAGATGAACCCGACTCAGAACTTCCAGCGCAAACTGAGGTTAAACACATCCCGCGTAAAGCGATGGTGTTCGATCAGCGGTTTAGCATAGTCAAACGAGAGATGAACGTTGCGGCTGTAGCCAGCCTCAAACCCGATCGCAGCGGACGCCAGTTCGGAATAAGGCAGTGTCAGCCGCTCCTGCTCGGCGTTGGCGTAGTCCACTAAGATAAACGGGTTGAGATAATACTTTTTGCGGCTGTTTCGCTGCATGAATTTCAACTCAGCCCCATATCCGCGATCGCCTTCCAGCGTTCCTTCGGGATAACCTCGGGCAAAATTCACCCCACCGTAGCTAACCCGCTGAGAAGGCACGATGCTTTCGCTGGCATATACGCCATTACCTCTCAGTGACACAAGATAGCGACTGGTTAGTTGATAAGAAGAGAGCACATTCATCTCGTAAAAACGAAAGCCGTCATCGTACAACTGGCTGTTGCCCAAATCGCTGGTGTAATCGAACGCGCTGGGCACACTTTGGTTCACGCCCACACCGACCGAGAAACTAAAATTTTCCTGCGTGTGCTGCGAAGTGACATACAGCGAAGCAATAAGGTATCGAATGGAATCATCAAGTTGCCCGAGATAGGTATCGTTGTATGAAAGATGATATTCCCGGTCTTCTGACTCATACAGCAATCCTACTTTCGCCGTCAGACGCTGGTTTTTATTGAGGATAAATGGATAAGACAAGTCGTAGTTGGCCGATTGGCGCTCAATTTTGTTATCGATAGAGACTTGGTTGCCGTTGATCGGCAACTCGCTCTCTTCGCTGTCCTGATAGTAAGTCAGATTGAGCGCGCTGCTTAACCCATCACTGCCTAATGCGTGGGTGAAGTTTGCCGAGTAGAACTGCTGGTCGTGATTGTCGATCGGAACCAGCGCATTCATCGTCAGGCTTTGCAGATAAGAGCGGTTAGCGTTCAGCCTCAAGCCGACCGACATGCTCTTATCGGAATCTTTTTGCATGGCGTAGCCGACAAAGGGTTCAATCATCTCTCGGTTTTTCTGTTCAATGCGAAATGACGTTGCTCCGGACAGCGTTTTAGGCCTTGGCAGTGACAACGTAAACTGATACCCGGGAATGTCGTTAATCAGAGCAATCGCACGTTCCAGCGTTTCCTGACGCGCGGGCTTCTCTTGCAGGACGTCAGCCAGAATATCGTCGATCCTCTCTTTAACATGCGGGTCGTCAACAACGATTTCGCTGCGAATGATATAGCCCTCCACTACGGTAATGGTGAGCTTGCTGTCAGCGAACCCGTTACGGCCGACGGTGGCAAAAGCCAAGGGAAATCCGTTGTCGTGAAAACGGGCGGACACTTTATCAATCGCAATTTGTACCAGATCTTTTTGGTATGGCTGCCCAATCAGAAAGTTGACGTCCTGCGCAATGAGCTGCAAATCCAGTGAGGTGCCACCGACAAAGTGAATGCCTTTGATAGTGCTGTCACCTTGCGACTCAACCTGGCCGACTATTTTCTCGACCAGGGAGAGTTCAGTAATGGGTTGGTTTGTGTCCGGCTCCTGTTGAACAGGTGGTTTAACAAGCAGTGGAGGCTCAATCGCCCAGGAGGATGCAGAAGCAAACATCAAGCTGATGCCTGCAAAATAAAGCGGCTTCTTTTTGACCATTGATTACTCCTGCGGGGCCCTGGCATCAGACCCCGCGAATCTAAGCAGACAACATCAGTTACCCAGTAATGGTGATAACACCTGAGTATTAAGGTAATTCAGTAAGTTAGTTTTTTCGCTTGAATCCGATGCCACGACACTGCTGTCGGTAAACACATCGTCGGATATTTTGGTCAGAGAGAGCGTATTGACCGTTGAGCCCGTCAGCGAGCCCACAATGGTGGTCAGGCTTTGTGCCGAACTGGTCAGCAGGCTTTTCAGCGGCGTTGAAGAAGTACTGACGCTATCCAGATTCAGCAGCGATTGATTGAGATCGAGTGAACCAATCAACCCCGCATCCAAACTCAGCACGTCACCCAGTCTTTGCGTCACCAAGGTCAGATTGCCTTGCACGTCGGTATACAACCCGCCGCCACTGCCCAAATCGAGATCATTCAGGTCATTCAACTGGCTGGTACTGAGTTTGTCTGACAGCTGATCTTTCACCGCAGCCAACGTGGTATCGTCGCGGTTCAGTTCGTTGAAGAGCAGCGCCGTCACACCGTGTTCGCCGACGAATACCGTCCCCAGGTTTTCAACCGTGCCATTGGCATTCATCAGCAGCGCCGTGGTTCCCTGCTTGAGGCTGGTAGAAGAGAGATAAACCAAGCTTGGCAAGGCACTCTTCAAATCCTGAGGTTTATCGACGATCACCAGCGCATGACCTTTCAGATCAATCATGTCGCCAACCTGAACCAGTATCGGAGCCGTCATCACCGAAACCCCTTCAGTCAGGCCGTACAACCCGCCCTGTTCTGAGGTGTGATACTCAAGCCACTGGCCGACATTTTCGACCGTGCCCCCCAAATCAGAAACCGTCTCTCCGGTATAAGTCAGTAAACCTGTTTTGTTGTTGAGCTGAACAAACACAGGGAGCGCGTCTAGCTGAGCGATCGCATCCCCCGTTGAGACGACCGTTGTACCCAGTTGCGTGGTCGCTTTCGTCGCACCTTGCAAGGTCGTTGAGACGTAAGAGTTGCCCACCTCTAACGATGAGGTGCCAAGCGGTAAACCATCACCAAGTGCACTGACAACTTCGCCCAGATTAACCAACACATCTCCGGATCCGGTCGTGATCGTGTCCAAAGTATCGGTCAGTTGACTCTGTGAAATCACTCCCCCCGATTCAGACACA includes these proteins:
- a CDS encoding methyl-accepting chemotaxis protein, whose product is MKIKYKLSIPILLMVFTFGLVTASSIYQSKQQRKITQDLNQHMYPVAFSLDDAYRDLYQVMHAAQGVLLNQDQASIEYYSAEFDDNAYKAAPRMAKVATLIEQQLLPLSVQDDLDQLLSATHRWVQLYQPVFTHPYQADQYYAKIHNQLDSEFKVIRKQLKTISNRLDDKKAQLQADFERSQQVAQRILEIGLVCALLSAMAAFAVAFRFVLQPIRNIEQAMVDIASGEGDLKQRLPEQSNDELGHVAKAFNQFVSQIHHTMQEVTKLSNALRREMQVIVHSADQVSAFSLAQQQENDLVAAAVHEMQATSQSVTDSACQAAQSSHEAHQDVSSAQQTASATVTSINQLSEQMLCATETIHQLDQEVLSIASVLDVIRGIAEQTNLLALNAAIEAARAGEQGRGFAVVADEVRSLASRTQQSTGQIQQMIESLQSGASQAVKVMADSSAHREKAMEEVEQANASLQQISASIAHMNDMNTQIAASATQQTTVSSELNGSIQHMADNASRMVDMVHETKSSCATLNQQCTQLDRLVSRFKV
- a CDS encoding dicarboxylate/amino acid:cation symporter, translating into MDTQAQLPRRGFWSGMALWKKILVGMVAGIVVGALMGPSAALLKPIGTLFINAIKMLIVPLVFCSLIVGITSMKDTRKMGRIGAKAIILYLGTTAVAIAIGLALSALLQPGAGLNMVAKDLDEAGKAAPPLVQTLLAMIPQNPVNALAAGNILQIIVFAIGLGVSLVLVGEKGEPAVKVFESLAEAMYKLTEIVMKLAPYGIFGLMAWVAGTYGLDVLMPLIKVIAAVYIGALIHIGIFYSGLLTLLGRLNPIQYLRGISNPAAVAFTTSSSSGTLPATIKASREELGVSEGVSSFVLPLGATINMDGTALYQGVCALFIAQAFGVDLQTSDYITIILTATLASIGTAGVPGAGLIMLSLVLSTVGLPIEGLAIVAGIDRILDMARTTINICGDMMVAVLVAKSEGELDEQTYQS
- a CDS encoding RidA family protein, whose amino-acid sequence is MVQRVNYDTLPEAVGPYVHATKHNETLYLSGLTALATKAQAGGFQEQCAEVLAQIEGVLKQEKRSKGDIVKVTIFLKDIAQLSAVREQLFAFYDGHLPACSLVEISSLIHSDLLLEMEAIIALQA
- a CDS encoding POTRA domain-containing protein, encoding MVKKKPLYFAGISLMFASASSWAIEPPLLVKPPVQQEPDTNQPITELSLVEKIVGQVESQGDSTIKGIHFVGGTSLDLQLIAQDVNFLIGQPYQKDLVQIAIDKVSARFHDNGFPLAFATVGRNGFADSKLTITVVEGYIIRSEIVVDDPHVKERIDDILADVLQEKPARQETLERAIALINDIPGYQFTLSLPRPKTLSGATSFRIEQKNREMIEPFVGYAMQKDSDKSMSVGLRLNANRSYLQSLTMNALVPIDNHDQQFYSANFTHALGSDGLSSALNLTYYQDSEESELPINGNQVSIDNKIERQSANYDLSYPFILNKNQRLTAKVGLLYESEDREYHLSYNDTYLGQLDDSIRYLIASLYVTSQHTQENFSFSVGVGVNQSVPSAFDYTSDLGNSQLYDDGFRFYEMNVLSSYQLTSRYLVSLRGNGVYASESIVPSQRVSYGGVNFARGYPEGTLEGDRGYGAELKFMQRNSRKKYYLNPFILVDYANAEQERLTLPYSELASAAIGFEAGYSRNVHLSFDYAKPLIEHHRFTRDVFNLSLRWKF
- a CDS encoding collagen-like triple helix repeat-containing protein → MVNVYRTAIVTALAALAVAACSGNGSVASNNSGSSQDVTSKDVTTDTANTSSQSDKNLVSESGGVISQSQLTDTLDTITTGSGDVLVNLGEVVSALGDGLPLGTSSLEVGNSYVSTTLQGATKATTQLGTTVVSTGDAIAQLDALPVFVQLNNKTGLLTYTGETVSDLGGTVENVGQWLEYHTSEQGGLYGLTEGVSVMTAPILVQVGDMIDLKGHALVIVDKPQDLKSALPSLVYLSSTSLKQGTTALLMNANGTVENLGTVFVGEHGVTALLFNELNRDDTTLAAVKDQLSDKLSTSQLNDLNDLDLGSGGGLYTDVQGNLTLVTQRLGDVLSLDAGLIGSLDLNQSLLNLDSVSTSSTPLKSLLTSSAQSLTTIVGSLTGSTVNTLSLTKISDDVFTDSSVVASDSSEKTNLLNYLNTQVLSPLLGN